The Pithys albifrons albifrons isolate INPA30051 chromosome 6, PitAlb_v1, whole genome shotgun sequence region TTAATtgattttctctgctttctttccaaTCATAGGGCAGGCCTTTCCATGTTTAGCAGCAGGCTTTCTCCAGCAAGTGTCCTGAGGTGTGGTCTAGGTGTGTTCAAATCTATCTTAGTCATTCATCCGTCACCTTGTCATTAGCATGGCGTCTGTATTTAATTGGGCTTCCTTCCTTCATCAGAAATCAGTTTTTATATACCATGAAAATTGCAGGCTATTATTAAAAGTTAGGTCTATGTGAGATTCTTGGCTGTTATTTATACAAGAAGCAGTGAAAATAGTATCTCAAGTACTCCTTCAGATGAGTGGTATGTGTGAAGAACGTACTATGTGTGAGTTCAGTATCCTGCCTCAAAGCCTTCTATTTCTCAAGTTTTACCTCATAAGCAAGATGtttaagagggttttttttgcaatCAGTTGATTTGCTTGATAGGCTGTAATCATCAACGACTTTCACTGGTTGCATCTTTGCCTCATAGAAAATGTTGCTGAGTTATTGTTGTGGTGAGTATTTCAATTGTCCTTAGAAACAACATTGAGATCAACTCTATTTTGTGTATAGTAACGGTTAGTACATCCCCccaaatgtttgcattttgaaaggaaaatgagagaaagtATTACCCTAGTTTTAGAAAGTGAGATGCTGTGCTTGGGGATCCGAGGCTTCTGGTGGACACCAAGTTGACCATGAGCCAACAGTAAGCTCTTGCAGGAAATGCATAcaatgacaccaagctgagtggtgcaaTTGCCACACCTGAAGGACAGCTTCCATCCAGTGGGACCTGGATAAGCTTGAGAAGTGGACCCATGGGAACATCAAAAGGTCCAAGAAGGCCAATTGCAAGGTTCTACACTGGATCAGAGTGACCCCTGGTATCAATCCAGGCTGGGGAAAGAGcagactgagagcagccctgctgagaaggacttggggatactggtggatgagaggctggacatgagccagcaatgtgtacttgcagcacagaaagccaattgtatcctgggctgcatcaaaaacagtgtggccagcaagtCAAAGGAGGGGATTTTGCCCCTCTGCtctcacctggagtgctgcatcgAGCTCTGGGGTTCCCAACCCATAAGAAGAAGGTGAACctgtccagaggagggccacaaagatgggCAGAGGGCAAGGACAACTCTCCTATGAAGGCAGGTGGGAATagaaggctctggggtgacCTTATTGTGGCCGTCTAATACCTAAAAGGGTCctacaggagagctggagatggactttttacaagggcatgtagtgatatGACAAGGTTTTAAACAGAaggagagtagatttagattagatataaggaagtAATTCTTCACTATGAGGGTGGTCAgccactgaaacaggttgcccagagaatgCTCCagggatgccccatccttggaactgttcaagatcaggttggatggggtcttgagcaacctggtctagtggaaagtgtccctatCCCttgcaggagggttggaacttggtgatctttgaggtcccttccaacccaaaccatccatttattctgtgtttctgtattTCCATGTACTTGACTTGCATTAAGAAGAGCTTTGACAGGAGGTCAAGGCAAGTGGTCCTTCCTTTCTGCTTATCCCTGGTGtacacatctggagtgctggaCTCCACAATgtaagaaggacatggacaaGTGACTCCAGTAAAGTGCTACAATGGTGATTGAAGAATTGCAGCATCTGACATGAGAAGAGGCTGAAAGAGCTGGAAATGTTTAGGCCAGAGGAACAAAAAGCCTATGTAAGTATAAACAAGGTGTATAAATACATGACTTTTGATGAGATGAGTAAAGAAAGAGTGCCATTGTGCTCAGTGGCATCCAGTGACAGGACGAGGGGCAGCAGgcacaaattaaaaaagttCCATTTAAACGTAGAGAAAACCTGTTGTAGTGTCAGTGTTGCCAAACACTTAAACAGAGAGATTTCACAGagattgtggagtctccattTTTGGAGGAAGTCAAACCCCAGCTGGACATCATCCTGAGTAACTCACTGTAAATGACCCTGCTTTGAACAAGGGGCTTGAACTATGTGGTCTCCAGAGTTCCCTTCAATGCTTCTGTCATTCTGCACCCAGGAGTACATCTGAGCACAGGATACCAGGCTGTCTGCTCTGACTCAGCTGAACTTGGCACGGGATTGGAGGGGACTGCTCCCCACATCCCAGATCACAAGATAGTGAGTTGATCTAAAGACTTGCTCTGTTTAGCACCCATGCTCCTAGGCTTCCACCCTCTGTCCCCAGGCCATGCTTATAACTGGGATCACCTGTGTTCAATGGCATCCCAGCTGCATTCTtcttccctgggcacagggccATGCAAGTGGCCCAGAAGGTGATACCACAGCTCTTGCTGCCAGTGGATTCCCCATCTGGGAGTGGATAGTCAGGTACACATACAGCAGCACTTGCTAGTATAGCAAAACAGCCCTGCACCTATTAGAAGCATCACTGGCTTCACCTGGAGACAATCAATCCAAGATAAAGATACACAGGAGACAAAGCAAGCTAGGTcacaaaaaaattcagattGTCCTGGTGTATCAAGACTTGTCCTCCTGCCTTCTAGGCAGCAGCGTGATAGTCACTGTAAATTATATTATGAGTATTTTGTTCATAAAATAGTAGATTTGGGCAACTGACATGTATGAATCTTTAATATTAAGAAACAGTAGGTTCAGTTTGAGAAAAATTGGTTTGAATCTAACCAGGGTGATCAGATAGTTATGAATAATAAAAAGTCACATGTGAAACATATTCAGTAAAGTTAAGTGTCCAGTAAAACTAGTTTCGACATCATACTAATCTCTAAAATTATAATGCATGAGTCACAGCCCTCAGATGATCTTAACCTTTACTAGAGGATACCCTGCTTTGTGTTCAGCAGCATAAACAACTGAGCAAGGACCCGTGCAGACCTAGTGAACACAACAGGACCCTTTTGACTTTACTGTAAgtagtgctttttttttttcccctgtgtaaCACCAGAGCAACAGTTTTTGAATAATCAATTGAGAAATTGTCATGTTCATACTCAAGTTGTGATTTAAAGCTTCTTGTAGTGTTTTACTatgatttgtgtttttttaaataaaaataagtagtCCTCTGTGAGATAGGCATGTTTGTATGGCATACTTCTCCTTAGGAAAACTACATTCCtaattgttttaaatgaagtaaATTGATGATAATAACAAATGAAGAGGATGAAATGAAGTGGAATTGAGGACTTAAGTATTagacagtttgaaaaaaaaaagctgtgggTAAAAGAATTAGAGTAAGCATGATGGTGGAAAAACTCACAAACAAATGAGGGAGATTAAATTTAAACATGTTCTAGATATGAAAGTGCACTGTCTGAATGTGGTTTGTCATGGTGTTCAGGCCCATCCTAGTGATAGTAGCATTTCTATGACCTCGATATTCAAAGAGTGAGAATTAAGGAATATTTAGAGCATTTGTTATTAAAGGATAGATCAGCCTTCTGAGTTCACTGGGTTTTGGAGATGGAAGATGTTGGAAAGTAGAGAACACAAATGCAGGCTCATGGTGGGAATTGATGAGGAGTCAATGATTTTACAAGGCAATCTGCATTTCTCAGTGCAAGTCAGAAACctaaggtttttttctcctagaaagtactttgttttataaaaattcTATAGGTGAAATGATCACAAAGAACAAGATGATGTTCTGGATATCCAAATATCCCacatctttacttttttttctctgttgacaAAAGTTATTGAACTGACTGTGATACAATATTGTTTTCTAGAGTTAAAATTATTGCCAGAGATGTGGAGTGAATGATTTCCATGCGGCTCTGGAAAAGGCTTTCTTGCTCTATAAGTATTTTTTAGTattctttttcctccagaaTTCACTcattcatcttcatttttaaCCATTCCAGCCTTCTCTGCCAAATCACCCTTTTCTATCTTTGTAATGATAAAGACCATGACTgctttagattattttttattttatttttgatttttgatttgaTTAAATCACTAGGTTGGACATGCCTTTGCATGCAGCAGACACACGTATTTCAATTTGCTTATTCACTTCCCCCTTCTTAATAAACAACACTGTATTTCCAGTGTCTTGATAACATTCTAATTGCTATTTCTCCCTTTTGTAATTTATGTGGTGTGGATGTTGGCTTTTTTAAATGGTGCTCAGTTGCTCAAgctttattaaattattttaaaatttatcacTTCCTCATTAACAAGtgcatttactttctttttggTGCCATCATATGTGTTTACATGCAGCCCATTCAAAAATGTATAATATTTTAACTTTCACAAAGGAGGTAtattgtgttttgatttttcatcaGTTAAGTTTTCAAATTGAACTAATTGACCTTGATTGTTTTCCTTACTTTCTGCTCTATAGACCTGTACTTTTGACTTACAGCTCTTTATCACTTAAAGCCTTGTTGAAAACagaacattgaaaaaaaaaacacgtTAAAAGAATTGTCGCCTAATTTTAATGAGGGCGTCCTTGGTATTACCTCATCCCtctttgaatttaatttttattatttcataacCTCTTCAGTAGGTTGAGTAATTTTTCAGAGTCTGCTTCCTTGAAATAGAAAGCTGCTATCCCTCAATTCAAATGTCTCAGAGTCACTGGTACTAAGCTAATTCAGTATAGTGAAGGGATTGATGTATTGCTAAACACAAGGTGTAAAGATTTGCAAgccaaatgtaatttttcttctattacagaatcatagaatcatgaagATGTTGTTTTTCCTGTGCCTTTTACTTGCTGGAATTAATTCCAAAAGTTATTGCTATGATCCTAATTACCAAGGGATGAGAAACCAAAATCAAAGAGGCCAAGACAACCGAAACATGCCATGGCAAAGTGTAAGGAACAGCGTTTGTCAGTTTGCATGTTGTTTCTACAAAGAGATTTCTTCTCAGGAGAAAAATGggaatgttttcttctctcctttgaGCATCTCTACTGCCTTTGCAATGTTGACTCTCGGTGCCAGATCAGACACTCTGACACAGATTCTTAGGGTCCTTAGCTTTAACCCACGTGagatttctgaaaatgaaatacatGAAGGTTATCGTCAACTCATGGAAATGGTAAACAGAAAGAATACAGGGTTACAGTTGAAGATGGGAAATGTTCTGTTTGTGCTTGACCGACTGAAGCCacaagaaaaatttttaaatgatCTCAGAAATTTCTATGAAGGAGAAGCTTATCCTATGAACTTCAAGAATGCTGTTCAAGCCCAGCAAAAGATCAATCAATATGTAGCTGAAAGAACCAATGGAAAAATCAAGGACCTTGTAAATAACCTTGATCCACTTACTGAAATTCTTCTTATAagctatatttattttaatggtaAGATATACATATCATATTCTTCATAATTTATTTCATCAGGTCAGTCTTGGACTTCATCacctttttttgctttatgaTTTTGCAGTTGGACTCATATTTTGTTTTACCTTTAGTCCTCACTTGCATCTAATTACAAACAAAGCTATTGGAAATCATGTTCTGCTTGACACTGATGATAATTCCTAGCAAAATGCATGGAAGattttcctacattttttaatacataaacCTCTTTCCTTCTGAAGATTTAGTGAAATATATGTTGAGAATGGCATCTCTAATTAGGAAAGCATCTAATCCCATACAATCTAGTGGGATTTAAGCACTTTCTTAAATGCTTTGCTGTCTAGgatttaatttgaaattcaaTTCTGTGGACTTCAATccagttggggttttttcagcaaGTTCAGagttaaatacaaaataatactGTTAAAGTAAAATTTAGCACCTTACCAAATAGGAAATATGTTTACTCCATAGTTTTGCTGTTACCGTGTATGTTCATGTATCCAAAACTAAATATTCAACTATTTTAATTTCACACTCATGTTCTCCCGGTTTTTTTACTATGCCTCTGCCGATAGTATGTCTGTAGTCCTGATGTGTTTAGAGGCATAGGTTTCAACCATTTTTTTTTGATTTGCAGATTCTAATATTTTCCAGTGAAGATGGACCCACCAGTATCAAATACAAGCCTATTGACAATTAGCTGGTTTTTCTTAATTAACTTGTGTAGTCTGCTTAGATACAGTCAACAGATCCTCCCAGAGCTTTTCAGACTGCTGATCTAATGCGAAGAAGAGGATCAAGGCTGTAAGGTTCAATCAGTGGTCTAGTAACAGATATTGCATCTCCTTTCAGACCTTCTCTCTGTTACTCATTGCATGCCAAAACCAAAGCCATtgtattcagaaaaataatgctCTGTAATCtatttgataaaaatattaccaagttttttaactgaaatggagatgaaatattagaaatacagcttttttttaaaggaaaaagtattcttttaaaattggtAGCCTGGATGCTTGCACTCTCCAATATGAGGGTTAGTTACCCTGAAAGTAACTAAGAACTTTATTTTGGGGcctgttttttggttttcatttgtgtCTCTGCTCCTTGTATTAATCTCTGAAAATTTGGCCACAGCTAAATGGAGTCAACTGAATTACAGATGATGAAAACATACTTGTTTGTCTCAAATAATGTTTTCACTTAGGCTTTTATTGAGCATCATGCATATCTTTCAAAAGAGGCAAAAATCctactgatttttcttttactcaaTGCTGTTTGCAGAATTAGCAATAAGTTTAGTAGCATTAACTAATCAGTACAAAAGGCTGAGAaactttgtattaaaaataactttgtgtTACACTTAACTTTCACATGTTCTAAAAATagggtggtgggtttttttaattagatgTTCATTTTAATACTGAAATGATTACCTAGCTCCTCCAAAGATGGTGTAGGTTAAGTTTTAGTTCTTCAGTTTTAAAGAAACTAGATTAAAGAATAGCATTCATAGCAATAATATAAGAAGAATTTTTATCTTGAAATAGGGCATTGGTTGGGATTAATTTGGAGACAATCTAAAGCTCAGTTAGCTCTATAACCAGACCATGCTTCTAGGCTCTTGTCCAGTGTTTATGCATTGCAACCTTGCTTGCACAGTATTGGTAACTCcttcctctttattttctggTGTACTGTAGTGCAAAAGTTCTTCCCTAAGGACAAAATTCTGGCAATATTTACCTGCTTTTGAGCCAGTGGGCATGTTATTCCACTTTATTCCACTGGTACCTTATCATGCCCTAGTCAAGCTGATCACCACAAAAAATAcgactaatttaatttttccacttGAACACCATGAAACATTTGAGAAAAGTTCCATCCTTAGAAGGTAGTCCCCTAAGACAGAGGTGAGCATAGAAATAAAAGGTCCTTTGAAACAGGAGGAAAGTATTAGTGAATATCATCTCTGTCTAATCTATGTGTTAAATGAtagccatggtttgggttggaacagaccttaATAGTCATCTTGTtacaacccctctgccatggttGTAGCCCCCTTTCACTACACCAGGTTGgacaacctggccttgaacacttccagacacagggcattcacagcttctctgggcaatctgtccCTGTATCTGACCACCCTCAtggcaaagaatttcttccttatatctgaTCTAAATCTACATCTGCCCTCTTCAGTTTAAATTTATTCCCATTTGTCCAATCACTATCTGCCTGTGTAAAAAGTATTTCCCTATCTATAGCCCCcatttaggtactggaaggggctTTAAGGTCTCCCAGgtgccttctcttccccaggcagAATAACCCAAACTCTCTTAACCTGTTTTCATAGGAGAGGTTTTCCAGCCatctgatcatcttcatgggcctcctctggacttgctccaacaggcccatgtccttcttatgttggaGACCCTAGAGGTGAATGCAGTACTCCAGATGGGATCTCACCAGAGTGAAGTAGAGGGGAGAATTGtgtcccttgacctgctggccacactccttttgatgcagcccagggcacagtcaggtttctgggctgcaagagCACATTGTCAttcatgttgagcttctcatCTACCAACaaccccaagtccttctcctcaggtcTGCTTTAAACTCAATCcgttctctgcccagcctgtatttgtgcttgggattgtcTCAACACACATGTAGAACCTTGAAACTGGCTGTGTTGAACTTCATCAGGTTCCAATGAGGCCACCTTTCATGGTTTCCCCTGCACAGAATACCTTCCCTCTGCAGGACATCCCTTCCTTACAGCATGTTGACTGCATCACACATCTTGGTGTCATTGGCAAGTGAGGGTGCACTAAATCCCACTGTTTGTGCTGCCAACAAAGATGTTGAACACCACTGGTCCTAATCTGACTCTGAGGAATGCCACTCATCACTGCTCTTCTGCTGGACAACAAGCCACTGACCACCAAGTGAGCCATCTGTCAAATCCAAAtctccagtttagagacaaAGGTGTCATGTgagacagtgtcaaatgctttgcataGCTCCAGCTGGATGACATCGATTACTCTCTCTTTAGCACAACTTGTCCTTATTGAAGTTATGCTGTCTGTCACCAATCATCTCCTAATATTCCACATGTCTTAGCACAGTTTCCAGGAGAATTTGCTCCATGCTCTTGCTGTGCAAAGAGGTGAGGCCGACTGGTAGTTccttggttctttttttttttttttcactttttaaaaattaaatccatgCTTCCCCTTTTCCACTCAGTGGGAATATCATTGGACTGCCATAACTTCTCAAATATGGATAGTGGCTTAGCCACCTCATCCACCAGTTCCACCATGATCTGTGAATGCATTTCATCAGGTCCTATGAACATGTGCATCTTCACGTTCCTTTGATGGTCTTGAACCTGATCTTCTGAATCTGAACTTGAACCAGTTCTTcattctcccagtccctgctttTGCCTTCTGTGACTTGGGTGGTGTGGCTGGAGCACTTGCTggtgaagactgaggcaaaaaatGTCACTGAgaacctcagccttctccacaTTCTGGGTAACCAGATTTCCTGTTTCCTTCTGGAGGGGGGCTCACATTTTCCCTAGTCTTCTTTTTGTCACTGTCATACCTATGGAAGCTTTTCTTGTTGCCCTTGATATCCTTAGCCAGATTTAATTCTATCACACCTTTAACTTTCCTAACCTAATCCCTAGATGCTCAGAAAATCTTTATATACTTCCTAGGTTACCTGTCCTTGTTTTCACCCTCTGTAAGCAACCTGTTTGTATTTGATTTCATCCAGTAACTCCTTGTTCATCCACACAGTTCTCCTGGCATTTTTGCCTGACTTCCTCTTTATTAGGATGAAGTACTCCTGTGCTTGGTGGACATGATCCTTGAAtattaatagaatcatagaatcacaaaatcatcaaggttggaatAAACCTCCaagattgagtccaacctttgatcgAACACCACCACGTCAACTAAATCATAGcattaagtgccacatccagtcatttcttgaacacctccaggggtggtgactccaccatgTCTGTGGGCACTACATTTAAATGTCTGACAACACTTTTGGTGATGAAAtccttcctgatatccaacctgaacctcccctggcacaacttgagggCATTTCCTCATGTTCTGTTGCTAGCTGCCTGTGAGAAAAGGCCAAACCCCACTTCACTACCACCTCCTTCCAAGCAGTTGTAGAGAGCTATTAGGTCCCTTCTCaggctcctccaggctgaacaaccccaggtccctcagctgctctcccTCTGACTTACTCTCTAGAATATTCACCAGCTCCAATGCCCTTCTCTGGGCATGTTCCAGCACCAAAACAtccttcttgtagtgaggggcccaaaactgaacacaggatttgaagTGCAGCATCAACAATGCTGAGTACAGGGAAATGATCACTGCCCCattcctgctggccacactttgGTGATACTTTGCAATTGGCCTTCTTGGGCacctgggcacatgctggctcatgttcatcTGCTGTCGACCAAcaccccaggtccttttccactgggccaGTTCCTAGCCACTCTTCCCCTagtctgtagcactgcatggtgGTGTTGTGACCAACCAGCTTTGTCACACTTCTCTTCCCTCCATGCCTTTGTCCAGTGGGACTCTACCAAGCAGACAGAGATCACCAAAGAGACCAGAGTCTGCTCTCCTGAATTTCAGAGTAGTGCTTCTAACATCCTAATTAGTTTCCAGTCAAGCAAAGTTCTTTCTGAATTCAGTCACTGTTATCCCTGAGAGTAGAGCACTAGGTAAAGGTTGTTTGAGTGTTTCAGGACTCGTGTCATTCATGTTTCTGTGAtccattctgctttttttcccttaagcAGAACAAGGCAGAAGTGCTGCCTGTTAAGCATCTGATGACAGAAGTCACTGTTCAGGAAGAAACATAAAAGTAGCAACTTTTCCCTCTTCAAATTATTGGCAGTTGTCAATCTATACTTTCAGAGCTCAAGACATAAACTAAATGtctccttttgctttttccaaATACTAAATAAGTTCAGGCTATGTCAGATGGTGAAAACAGCAGATGACAATTATTTAATTTGTAACAAGCTGCCTAGTAATCAATGCTCACATAGAAATCAGAAGTCAAGAGGAGATTACATCTTGTTTCACAATTTTCTTGATGGCACTTAGTATCGCAGCTCTAGTTTTGCCCCCTAAATCTGATAAAATGTTAGCTTTGCTCTATAAGATAAAATTTACTACAGAGCAACAGTACCtcttagaaataaaaacaaagaaacgTTTCCAATAACCCCTACTCATTTTTACAATTTGCTCAGCCTTTGAAATAAATGATGTCGGTATGTGGAATTTGGCTTAGAAATTCCTCTTCACTGAGGATAAGAATCTTTCAGAGTTCCAATGTAGACAGTTTGTTTCACCATGATTCACCATGAGTGAGGAGCCTTTGAAAATTTAATATTGTGAGGATGACAGTGGAAAAGGTTTCCGttactgttttggttttaaacagAGCAGTCTGGTAGAATTAAGTTCCTTGTAACTCTATACATCATCAGCTAATATAAGATATAAACACCTTCTTTCTGAAATGAACCCAAACCCCTTAAGGTCTCTAGAGAATTCATCCCTCATGTCACCCTTTACAAACCTGTTTTGATCTGGgaataaggaaaggaaaaggtctTATTCTGAGCCTAGAGAAAGAATGATGGCTTTACAGGCTCCTTAAAATTGTTGTGATGGAAGAAATGTGCAAGGTAGAACACTTGATATCTCATCTATATGAAGACTATTGCACACTGCTGTAAAATCTGAGGGAGTTGTTTTACATCACATTCTACCTACGGTGTGTTGCTATTAAATTATTCTGAGTATCAAGTTAGATCAAGTGATCATTGCAAACTGGTTTGTCTTCCAATCCATTACAACTGTACCAGTTTCTGCCATCTAAGAATGTGTCTTGTGGTGGTATGTCCTATGGTTTTATGTCCTCAAAATATCCTCTAACTCTGTCTCTTGTATTTCAAGCTGAATGGGAAAAACCTTTTGATCCAAAATACACTAAAATGGCCAAATTCTTTGTGGATGGGAACAAGGCTGTTGAAGTCCCGATGATGTTTGGAATGGGCCTGTTCAAGCATGGCTATGACGAGCAGCTGTCTTCCACCGTGGTGCAAATGGATTACAAAGGAGGTGCTTCAGCATTTTTCATTCTCCCTGATCGAGGAAGAATGAGGAAGCTGGAGAAAAGATTGTCTTGTGAACGTATGTCAAGGTGGAGAACATTAGTCACAAAAAGGTAACATTTCTGCAGTTCTTGGTTCAGATGATAGGCAAGGAATCAAATGTGCTAGGCTATGGCACAGAATCAGGACTCCATTTTTAGTTCTGCTTTATCTGCAAAAGAATTCCCACTGACTAAAGTTGAATCTGGCTCTCTGGTGTCTCTATGTTTTCACATTCTGTACTGCATCCACTGAAAACCTTCACAGCTTTAGGACTTTTGCCATGTCTGCAATTTGTTTCCCACCTTCAACTCTCAACAGGTCCCTGCTTTTGAACTTAGACCTCTTATCACTTTTTTGGCAAGagctcttcttcttctcctatttataaataaattccTATGACTTCAGccttttttcttgtctctttcttcttttctgcctattaaaattaaaaataattacacagTTAATGCTGAAAAAACAACTTCTATTTGGCAATTATGAGgtcaaagcaaaataataagGGTATAGAGCAGCTCGCCAAACCCAGTGGCACTATATTCAGGCTCTCTGAGGACTTAAGAAGGCAAATTTGGAACAAGCTGCACTTTTTTTCAAGGTAACTTTGAGCCTAGAAGACAGAAAGGTTATATGCTTTCTGTAAACAATTTTTGACTCCTAATGATTAGTGTCCTGTATGGTACTAGGCTTTCATGGGACAAAATATGTGTACAAGCCTAAAAAAACAGTATTATGCCCTTGTGTTCATTCACGAATTGGATGTGTAAAGTTAGTTACCTTAATACATACTCATTTGAAAATCATATTTTACATGATCCCTTCTCAAAACAAAAATTGCATCCTAATATAGAAACCCAAAACCAGTGTCATGCTCTTAACTCTGATTCACTGTTAAATCTTATCAAAAgaatctaaatatttttcattaaataacaaaaaaggaaggaaaaaagaccaGGAAGAAATATGTAATTCTCTGTGCCCCTTCACAGTTTTGAAACTTCTGGAAGCAGCTATATAGTTTGTGAGTATAGGACACATAAAATATTGACTCAAGATACTTGTGAATAATTTTTGTCAAAAAAACACAATTGCCTTAAAATTATCAAGAAGTACACTAAATACAATTGAAGGGATTTAtatttcctctctccttcttaTAATACAAAAAAGTGTCACTCTCAAAGGCAAGTTTGATTTATGCTGCTCTCCATTTTTTATCATAGCCATTCTCTCCTGCAAACTGTCACAaactcctcctttcccctctaGTTTTCAAATCAGT contains the following coding sequences:
- the LOC139672881 gene encoding serpin A3-4-like isoform X2, with amino-acid sequence MKMLFFLCLLLAGINSKSYCYDPNYQGMRNQNQRGQDNRNMPWQSVRNSVCQFACCFYKEISSQEKNGNVFFSPLSISTAFAMLTLGARSDTLTQILRVLSFNPREISENEIHEGYRQLMEMVNRKNTGLQLKMGNVLFVLDRLKPQEKFLNDLRNFYEGEAYPMNFKNAVQAQQKINQYVAERTNGKIKDLVNNLDPLTEILLISYIYFNAEWEKPFDPKYTKMAKFFVDGNKAVEVPMMFGMGLFKHGYDEQLSSTVVQMDYKGGASAFFILPDRGRMRKLEKRLSCERMSRWRTLVTKSSVNLYLPKFTLYGTYDLKETLYKMGIMDLFTDKADLSGITGKPQHRISQAIHKAVIKVDETGTEAAAATGMEIVPMSVPVTINFNRPFLIAITLESNILFMGKIVNPLKKD
- the LOC139672881 gene encoding serpin A3-4-like isoform X1, translating into MKMLFFLCLLLAGINSKSYCYDPNYQGMRNQNQRGQDNRNMPWQSVRNSVCQFACCFYKEISSQEKNGNVFFSPLSISTAFAMLTLGARSDTLTQILRVLSFNPREISENEIHEGYRQLMEMVNRKNTGLQLKMGNVLFVLDRLKPQEKFLNDLRNFYEGEAYPMNFKNAVQAQQKINQYVAERTNGKIKDLVNNLDPLTEILLISYIYFNAEWEKPFDPKYTKMAKFFVDGNKAVEVPMMFGMGLFKHGYDEQLSSTVVQMDYKGGASAFFILPDRGRMRKLEKRLSCERMSRWRTLVTKSSSVNLYLPKFTLYGTYDLKETLYKMGIMDLFTDKADLSGITGKPQHRISQAIHKAVIKVDETGTEAAAATGMEIVPMSVPVTINFNRPFLIAITLESNILFMGKIVNPLKKD